The proteins below come from a single Oenanthe melanoleuca isolate GR-GAL-2019-014 chromosome Z, OMel1.0, whole genome shotgun sequence genomic window:
- the GRHPR gene encoding glyoxylate reductase/hydroxypyruvate reductase yields the protein MSVFVTRRIPAEGLRVLSEASGVSVQQWDSEEPVPRAALLAGVAGARGLLCLLSDRIDREVLDAAGPGLKVISTLSVGFDHLALDEIKKRGIRVGYTPDVLTDATAELSVALLLSACRRLPEAAQQVRSGGWTTWKPLWMCGHGLSDSTVGIVGLGRIGQAVARRLKPFGVRKFLYTGSGPKPEAAAEFGAEFVPLARLAEESDFVVVTCALTPATQGMCNKDFFGRMKKTSVFVNTSRGAVVNQEDLYTALASGQIAAAGLDVTTPEPLPTDHPLLSLENCVILPHIGSATYATRSTMAVLAARNLLAGLRGEPMPHELQL from the exons ATGTCGGTGTTCGTGACGCGGCGGATCCCCGCCGAGGGGCTGCGGGTGCTGTCCGAGGCCAGCGG GGTCTCGGTGCAGCAGTGGGACTCGGAGGAGCCGGTGCCGCGGGCCGCGCTGCTGGCGGGCGTGGCGGGGGCGCgggggctgctgtgcctgctgtcGGACCGCATCGACCGCGAGGTGCTGGACGCGGCCG GGCCCGGTCTCAAGGTCATCAGCACTTTGTCCGTGGGCTTCGACCACCTGGCGCTCGACGAGATCAAGAAGCG GGGGATCCGGGTGGGCTACACGCCGGACGTGCTGACGGACGCCACGGCCGAGCTGTCGgtggccctgctgctgtccgCCTGCCGCCGCCTGCCCGAGGCGGCCCAGCAGGTGCGCAG CGGCGGCTGGACCACCTGGAAGCCGCTCTGGATGTGCGGCCACGGCCTGTCCGACAGCACCGTGGGCATCGTCGGGCTGGGCAGGATAG GACAGGCAGTTGCCCGGCGCCTGAAGCCCTTTGGGGTCAGGAAGTTCCTGTACACTGGCAGTGGCCCAAAaccagaagctgcagcagagttTGGGGCTGAATTTG TCCCgctggccaggctggctgagGAGTCAGACTTCGTGGTGGTGACCTGTGCCCTGACCCCAGCCACCCAGGGCATGTGCAACAAGGACTTCTTTGGCAGGATGAAGAAGACTTCTGTGTTTGTCAACACCAGCAG GGGGGCTGTGGTGAACCAGGAGGACCTGTACACAGCACTGGCCAGTGGCCAGATCGCAGCCGCCGGCCTGGACGTCACCACCCCGGAGCCACTGCCCACTGACCACCCCCTGCTGTCCCTCGAGAACTGTG TGATCCTGCCGCACATCGGGAGCGCCACGTACGCCACCAGGAGCACCATGGCCGTGCTGGCAGCCAGGAACCTGCTGGCCGGGCTGCGAGGGGAGCCCATGCCCCACGAGCTGCAGCTGTga